The proteins below come from a single Burkholderia contaminans genomic window:
- a CDS encoding ABC transporter permease, with the protein MNLPDSSSTRSTTLTATAGNGDAPPPRAMWAQLRRSTLFYPLVGLIVVCIAMMIASPSFLSAANLENVLRQVSINAIIAVGMTCVILTGGIDLSVGSVMALSGTLAAGLMVAGVNAVAALAIGIAVGLGFGFLNGVFVAFAGMPPIIVTLATMGIARGLALIYTGGYPIDGLPDWVAFFGSGKVFGIQAPVLIMLVVYAIAWLLLDRMPFGRYVYAIGGNEQATRLTGVRVARVKLIVYTLAGLTSALAAIVLTGRLMSGQPNAGVGFELDAIAAVVMGGTSISGGRGAILGTLVGALLLGVLNNGLNMIGVNPYVQNVIKGGIILLAIYISRERSR; encoded by the coding sequence ATGAACCTGCCTGATTCTTCTTCCACGCGTTCCACGACGCTCACGGCCACCGCCGGAAACGGCGACGCACCGCCGCCACGCGCGATGTGGGCGCAACTGCGGCGCTCGACGCTGTTCTATCCGCTCGTCGGCCTGATCGTCGTGTGCATCGCGATGATGATCGCGAGCCCGAGCTTCCTGTCCGCCGCGAACCTGGAGAACGTGCTGCGCCAGGTGTCGATCAACGCGATCATCGCGGTCGGCATGACCTGCGTGATCCTGACCGGCGGGATCGACCTGTCGGTCGGTTCGGTGATGGCGCTGTCGGGCACGCTCGCGGCCGGGCTGATGGTCGCGGGTGTGAACGCGGTCGCCGCGCTCGCGATCGGCATCGCGGTCGGCCTCGGTTTCGGCTTCCTGAACGGCGTGTTCGTCGCGTTCGCGGGGATGCCGCCCATCATCGTCACGCTCGCGACGATGGGCATCGCGCGCGGCCTCGCACTGATCTACACGGGCGGCTATCCGATCGACGGCTTGCCCGACTGGGTCGCGTTCTTCGGCAGCGGCAAGGTGTTCGGCATCCAGGCGCCGGTGCTGATCATGCTGGTGGTCTATGCGATCGCGTGGCTGCTGCTCGACCGGATGCCGTTCGGCCGCTACGTGTATGCGATCGGCGGTAACGAGCAGGCGACTCGGCTCACCGGCGTGCGCGTCGCGCGCGTGAAGCTGATCGTCTACACGCTGGCCGGGCTCACGTCGGCGCTCGCCGCGATCGTGCTGACCGGGCGCCTGATGAGCGGGCAGCCGAATGCGGGTGTGGGCTTCGAGCTCGATGCGATCGCGGCTGTCGTGATGGGCGGCACGTCGATCTCCGGCGGGCGCGGCGCGATCCTCGGCACGCTGGTCGGCGCGCTGCTGCTCGGCGTGCTCAACAACGGGCTGAACATGATCGGCGTGAACCCGTATGTGCAGAACGTGATCAAGGGCGGAATCATCCTGCTCGCGATCTACATCAGCCGCGAACGGTCGCGGTAG
- a CDS encoding sugar ABC transporter ATP-binding protein, whose product MDTILRLSHITKSFPGVKALSDIDLEIARGEIHALLGENGAGKSTLMKILCGIHQPDAGTIEIDGTARHFADYHDAVAAGVGIVFQEFSLIPHLDAVDNLFLGRELRNRWGARDRKRMRHAAAAIFARLGVAIDLDAPIRALSVAQQQFVEIGKALSLDARILILDEPTATLTPAEAEHLFAIMRELKRQGVAMIFISHHLDEIFAVCDRITVLRDGQYVATTDVARTDVEQLVRMMVGRRIESSFPPKPACAADAPRVLEVNELQIERGGPVNRFTLHAGEILGFAGLVGSGRTETALAVIGATRAHRKDVRVRGAAAKLADPADALRAGIGILPESRKTEGLVTSFSIRDNISLNNLGKYRSMRWLIDRRGEARTTHDVMRRVGVKAPSIHTEVATLSGGNQQKVVIARWLNHHTSVLIFDEPTRGIDVGAKAEIYGLMRELTARGYAIIMISSELPEIVGMCDRVAVFRQGRIEATLAGDEIDPDTVMTYATAGTRGATHEPA is encoded by the coding sequence ATGGACACGATACTCAGGCTCAGCCACATCACGAAAAGCTTTCCGGGCGTGAAGGCGCTGTCCGACATCGATCTGGAAATTGCGCGCGGCGAGATCCACGCACTGCTCGGCGAGAACGGCGCGGGCAAGTCGACGCTGATGAAGATCCTGTGCGGCATTCATCAGCCGGACGCCGGCACGATCGAGATCGACGGCACCGCCCGCCATTTCGCGGACTATCACGACGCGGTCGCGGCAGGCGTCGGCATCGTGTTCCAGGAATTCAGCCTGATTCCTCACCTCGATGCCGTCGACAACCTGTTCCTCGGCCGCGAGCTGCGCAATCGCTGGGGCGCACGCGACCGCAAGCGGATGCGCCACGCGGCGGCCGCGATCTTCGCGCGGCTCGGCGTCGCGATCGATCTCGATGCGCCGATCCGCGCGCTGTCGGTCGCGCAGCAACAGTTCGTCGAAATCGGCAAGGCGCTGTCGCTCGACGCGCGCATCCTGATCCTCGACGAACCCACCGCCACGCTCACGCCGGCCGAGGCCGAGCACCTGTTCGCGATCATGCGCGAGCTGAAGCGGCAGGGCGTCGCGATGATCTTCATCTCGCATCATCTCGACGAGATTTTCGCGGTGTGCGACCGCATCACGGTGCTGCGCGACGGCCAGTACGTGGCGACGACCGACGTCGCGCGCACGGACGTCGAACAGCTCGTGCGGATGATGGTCGGCCGCCGGATCGAAAGCAGCTTTCCGCCGAAGCCGGCGTGCGCGGCCGATGCACCGCGGGTGCTGGAGGTCAACGAACTGCAGATCGAACGCGGTGGCCCGGTGAACCGCTTCACGCTGCATGCCGGCGAGATCCTCGGCTTCGCCGGGCTGGTCGGCTCGGGGCGCACGGAAACCGCGCTCGCGGTGATCGGCGCGACGCGGGCACATCGCAAGGACGTGCGCGTGCGCGGCGCGGCCGCCAAGCTCGCCGATCCGGCCGACGCGTTGCGCGCGGGCATCGGCATCCTGCCGGAAAGCCGCAAGACGGAAGGGCTCGTCACGTCGTTCTCGATCCGCGACAACATCTCGCTGAACAACCTCGGCAAGTACCGGTCGATGCGCTGGCTGATCGACCGGCGCGGCGAGGCGCGCACGACGCATGACGTGATGCGGCGCGTCGGCGTGAAGGCGCCGTCGATCCACACCGAGGTCGCGACGCTGTCCGGCGGCAACCAGCAGAAAGTCGTGATCGCGCGCTGGCTCAACCATCACACGTCGGTGCTGATCTTCGACGAGCCGACGCGCGGCATCGACGTCGGCGCGAAAGCCGAAATCTACGGGCTGATGCGCGAACTCACCGCGCGCGGCTACGCCATCATCATGATCTCGTCCGAGCTGCCGGAAATCGTCGGCATGTGCGATCGCGTCGCCGTGTTCCGGCAGGGCCGCATCGAGGCGACGCTCGCAGGCGACGAGATCGATCCCGATACGGTCATGACCTATGCCACGGCCGGCACGCGAGGAGCCACCCATGAACCTGCCTGA
- a CDS encoding substrate-binding domain-containing protein has protein sequence MTHASPASSPRRAARMAAIAALAAAAWLPAAAVQAAPLRIGMTFQELNNPYFVTMQKALNDAAASIGAQVVVTDAHHDVSKQVSDVEDMLQKKIDILLVNPTDSTGIQSAITQAKKAGAVVVAVDANANGPVDSFVGSKNYDAGVMSCDYLAKAIGGSGEVAILDGIPVVPILERVRGCKAGLAKYPNVKLVDTQNGKQERATALSVTENMISAHPNLKGIFSVNDGGAMGSLAAIESSGKDIKLTSVDGAPEAIAAIQKPNSKFIETTAQFPADQVRIALGIAIARKWGATVPKAIPVDVKVVDRGNAKGFSW, from the coding sequence ATGACGCATGCATCGCCCGCTTCATCCCCCCGCCGCGCCGCCCGCATGGCGGCGATTGCCGCGCTCGCCGCCGCGGCCTGGCTGCCCGCTGCCGCCGTGCAGGCCGCGCCGTTGCGCATCGGCATGACGTTCCAGGAGCTGAACAACCCGTATTTCGTGACGATGCAGAAAGCGCTGAACGACGCGGCCGCGTCGATCGGCGCGCAGGTCGTCGTCACCGACGCACATCACGACGTCAGCAAGCAGGTGAGCGACGTCGAGGACATGCTGCAGAAGAAGATCGACATCCTGCTCGTGAACCCGACCGATTCGACCGGCATCCAGTCGGCGATCACGCAGGCGAAGAAGGCCGGCGCGGTGGTGGTGGCCGTCGATGCGAACGCGAACGGCCCGGTCGACTCGTTCGTCGGCTCGAAGAACTACGACGCGGGCGTGATGTCGTGCGACTACCTCGCGAAAGCGATCGGCGGCAGCGGCGAAGTCGCCATTCTCGACGGCATCCCGGTCGTGCCGATTCTCGAACGCGTGCGCGGCTGCAAGGCCGGGCTCGCGAAATACCCGAACGTGAAGCTGGTGGATACGCAGAACGGCAAGCAGGAGCGCGCCACCGCGCTGTCGGTCACGGAAAACATGATCTCCGCGCATCCGAACCTGAAGGGTATCTTCAGCGTGAACGACGGCGGCGCGATGGGCTCGCTTGCCGCGATCGAGAGTTCGGGCAAGGACATCAAGCTGACGAGCGTCGACGGCGCGCCCGAGGCGATCGCCGCGATCCAGAAGCCGAATTCGAAGTTCATCGAGACGACCGCGCAGTTCCCGGCCGACCAGGTGCGCATCGCGCTCGGCATCGCGATCGCGCGCAAGTGGGGCGCGACGGTGCCGAAGGCGATTCCCGTCGACGTGAAGGTGGTCGATCGCGGCAACGCGAAGGGCTTCAGCTGGTGA
- a CDS encoding AraC family transcriptional regulator yields the protein MMHPDLEVVDVRRDESFKVWSHGYPYRTIRWHFHPEFELHLIVATRGKYFVGDHIGSFGPGHLVLLGPNLPHNWVSDMAEGETVERRNLVIQFDPAFVRRCMDAFPECRDAQALLDEARRGVGFDAATSAAIAPLFDELLAARGMRRIALFMTILERLCGAAERTLLASPAYDQADVTPTRLSHALSYIGKNLASELRESDLAQLTGQSVSAFSRAFHRQTGMPFVQYVNRLRIESACQMLLADDASITDICFQAGFNNVSNFNRQFRAVKGMAPSEFRALQRLNARSRELALHAAPTGNPLPPRVVTPGIPALAPQPG from the coding sequence ATGATGCACCCCGATCTGGAAGTGGTCGACGTGCGACGCGACGAGTCGTTCAAGGTCTGGTCGCACGGCTATCCGTATCGCACGATCCGCTGGCACTTCCATCCCGAATTCGAACTGCACCTGATCGTCGCGACGCGCGGCAAGTATTTCGTCGGCGACCACATCGGTTCGTTCGGCCCCGGTCATCTCGTGCTGCTCGGCCCGAACCTGCCGCACAACTGGGTCAGCGACATGGCCGAAGGCGAAACCGTCGAGCGCCGCAATCTCGTGATCCAGTTCGACCCGGCGTTCGTGCGCCGTTGCATGGACGCGTTTCCCGAATGCCGCGACGCGCAGGCGCTGCTTGACGAGGCGCGGCGCGGGGTCGGCTTCGACGCGGCGACCAGCGCCGCGATCGCGCCGCTGTTCGACGAACTGCTGGCCGCGCGCGGCATGCGCCGCATCGCGCTGTTCATGACGATCCTCGAACGGCTGTGCGGAGCGGCCGAACGCACGCTGCTCGCGAGCCCCGCGTACGACCAGGCCGACGTCACGCCCACGCGGCTCAGCCATGCGCTGTCGTATATCGGCAAGAACCTCGCATCCGAGCTGCGCGAATCCGATCTCGCGCAACTGACCGGGCAGAGCGTCAGCGCGTTCTCGCGTGCGTTCCACCGCCAGACGGGCATGCCGTTCGTGCAGTACGTGAATCGTCTACGGATTGAGTCCGCGTGCCAGATGCTGCTCGCCGACGACGCGAGCATCACCGATATCTGTTTCCAGGCCGGCTTCAACAACGTGTCGAACTTCAACCGCCAGTTCCGCGCGGTGAAGGGGATGGCGCCGTCCGAATTCCGCGCGCTGCAGCGCCTGAACGCGCGCAGCCGCGAACTCGCGTTGCACGCGGCGCCCACCGGCAATCCGCTGCCGCCGCGTGTCGTCACACCGGGCATCCCGGCGCTCGCACCGCAGCCCGGATGA
- the panE gene encoding 2-dehydropantoate 2-reductase, whose amino-acid sequence MRILVVGAGAVGGYFGGRLAAAGRDVTFSVRDGRAAALARDGLLIRSPRGDLTLANVQTVRAGDAGAGVAPFDLVLLSCKAYSLDDAIQSFAPFVGPQTLILPMLNGMRHLDVLRDRFGAAQVLGGLCVIAATLDREQRIVHLNDTHGVTFGELAGGESPRVRAVADVLGGAGFDATLSDNVVARMWEKWVFLATLAASTSLFRGSVGDILAAPDGRRLLETMLAECSAIAEHNGHRPEPAAIERMQRMVLTPSPLTASMLRDVENHARVEADHVIGDLLVRRDPQAADALSLLRIAYNHLKAYEVRTAREHAAA is encoded by the coding sequence ATGCGAATTCTGGTAGTAGGGGCCGGCGCGGTCGGCGGATATTTCGGCGGCCGGCTGGCTGCGGCGGGGCGCGACGTGACGTTCTCGGTGCGCGACGGCCGCGCGGCCGCGCTGGCGCGCGACGGGCTGCTGATCCGCAGCCCGCGCGGCGACCTGACGCTCGCGAACGTGCAGACCGTGCGCGCGGGCGATGCGGGTGCCGGCGTCGCGCCGTTCGACCTCGTGCTGCTGAGCTGCAAGGCGTACAGCCTCGACGACGCGATTCAGTCGTTTGCCCCGTTCGTCGGCCCGCAGACGCTGATCCTGCCGATGCTCAACGGGATGCGCCATCTCGACGTGCTGCGCGACCGGTTCGGCGCCGCCCAGGTGCTCGGCGGGCTGTGCGTGATCGCGGCGACGCTCGATCGTGAGCAGCGCATCGTGCACCTCAACGACACGCACGGGGTCACCTTCGGCGAACTCGCGGGCGGCGAATCGCCGCGCGTGCGCGCGGTGGCCGATGTGCTCGGCGGCGCGGGATTCGATGCGACGCTCAGCGACAACGTGGTCGCGCGGATGTGGGAAAAATGGGTGTTCCTCGCGACGCTCGCCGCGAGCACGTCGCTGTTCCGCGGCTCGGTGGGCGACATTCTCGCCGCGCCGGACGGCCGTCGCCTGCTGGAGACGATGCTCGCCGAATGCAGCGCGATTGCCGAGCACAACGGCCACCGGCCCGAGCCGGCCGCCATCGAGCGGATGCAGCGGATGGTGCTGACGCCGTCGCCGCTGACCGCGTCGATGCTGCGCGACGTCGAGAACCATGCGCGCGTCGAAGCCGATCACGTGATCGGTGATCTGCTCGTGCGCCGCGACCCGCAGGCGGCCGATGCCTTGTCGCTGCTGCGGATCGCGTACAACCACCTGAAGGCATACGAAGTGCGGACGGCGCGCGAGCACGCGGCCGCGTAA
- a CDS encoding methyl-accepting chemotaxis protein has protein sequence MRNLSLNQKLASMIVILWLGLLVIAGLGAWQTRASMITDRREQLASLVAQAASVTDHFYKLSQQNALPEAEAKQKALEAIAAMRHGADGYISINDSKPVIVMHPIKSELNGKDVSNFTDPNGKHLFVEIVKAGNQEGGKGFVEYLWPKPGADKPQDKTSAVQRFAPWDWYLVTGMYMNDVRSAVLESVGRWLAMTAVLGGIATAVMVLVLKSVRANLGGELEVALDAAQRIAQGDLTARVTVKQDDRGSLLHALHTMQGGLIDMVSRVRMGTENINVGASEIASGNTDLSQRTEEQAAALVQTASSMDQMTANVKQNADSAAQAASLAGQAAQVATRGSAVVDDVVRTMNEITDRSHKIGDIIGVIDGIAFQTNILALNAAVEAARAGEQGRGFAVVAAEVRSLAQRSATAAKEIKSLIVTSNETVEHGAALVTHAGETMAEIVQSVRRVNEILDEISHASREQSAGIEQVNRAVGEMDQVTQQNAALVEEAAAAAHSLRDQAEALRDAVTRFALPA, from the coding sequence ATGCGCAACCTTTCCCTGAATCAGAAACTCGCCTCGATGATCGTCATCCTCTGGCTCGGCCTGCTCGTGATCGCCGGGCTCGGCGCATGGCAGACGCGCGCATCGATGATCACGGATCGCCGCGAACAGCTCGCGTCGCTGGTCGCGCAGGCCGCGAGCGTGACCGACCATTTCTACAAGCTGTCGCAACAGAACGCGCTGCCGGAAGCCGAAGCGAAGCAGAAGGCGCTCGAGGCGATCGCCGCGATGCGCCATGGCGCCGACGGCTACATCTCGATCAACGACTCGAAGCCGGTGATCGTGATGCATCCGATCAAGTCCGAGCTCAACGGCAAGGACGTGTCGAATTTCACCGATCCGAACGGCAAGCACCTGTTCGTCGAGATCGTGAAGGCCGGCAACCAGGAAGGCGGCAAGGGCTTCGTCGAGTATCTGTGGCCGAAGCCGGGCGCCGACAAGCCGCAGGACAAGACCAGCGCGGTGCAGCGCTTCGCGCCGTGGGACTGGTATCTCGTGACCGGCATGTACATGAACGACGTACGCTCGGCAGTGCTGGAGAGCGTGGGCCGCTGGCTCGCGATGACGGCCGTGCTCGGCGGGATCGCGACCGCCGTGATGGTGCTCGTGCTGAAGAGCGTGCGCGCGAACCTCGGCGGCGAGCTGGAAGTGGCGCTCGACGCCGCGCAACGCATCGCGCAGGGCGACCTGACCGCGCGCGTCACCGTGAAGCAGGACGATCGCGGCAGCCTGCTGCATGCGCTGCACACGATGCAGGGCGGCCTGATCGACATGGTGTCGCGCGTGCGGATGGGCACCGAGAACATCAACGTCGGCGCGAGCGAGATCGCGTCGGGCAACACGGATCTGTCGCAGCGCACCGAGGAACAGGCGGCCGCGCTCGTACAGACCGCGTCGAGCATGGACCAGATGACCGCGAACGTGAAGCAGAACGCGGACAGCGCCGCGCAGGCCGCGTCGCTCGCCGGCCAGGCCGCGCAGGTCGCGACGCGCGGCAGCGCGGTGGTCGACGACGTCGTGCGCACGATGAACGAGATCACCGACCGCTCGCACAAGATCGGCGACATCATCGGCGTGATCGACGGGATCGCGTTCCAGACCAACATCCTCGCGCTGAATGCGGCGGTCGAAGCGGCGCGTGCCGGCGAACAGGGCCGTGGCTTCGCGGTGGTCGCCGCCGAGGTGCGCTCGCTTGCGCAACGCTCGGCGACGGCCGCGAAGGAGATCAAGTCGCTGATCGTGACGTCGAACGAAACCGTCGAGCACGGCGCGGCGCTCGTCACGCACGCGGGCGAGACGATGGCCGAGATCGTGCAGTCGGTGCGGCGCGTGAACGAGATCCTCGACGAGATCAGCCATGCGTCGCGCGAACAGAGCGCCGGGATCGAGCAGGTCAATCGCGCGGTGGGCGAGATGGACCAGGTGACGCAGCAGAACGCGGCGCTGGTCGAGGAGGCGGCGGCCGCCGCGCATTCGCTGCGCGATCAGGCCGAGGCGCTGCGGGATGCGGTGACGCGGTTTGCGTTGCCGGCGTAG
- a CDS encoding LuxR C-terminal-related transcriptional regulator: MRKFNVRVVFAYDWPLTLAGIEQVAGSGCAVELVAVYRSVAELVASLGGVDCDVVLVDYAIRADGQMDGLALFDWLRRTRPNVGIVALVANENPLIFGSILAIDGVSVVSKFDEVGHIVTAIHSSYSGGRYLSPLVRRAVDAFGERAEAPVKLSAREIEVIRLYLSGVPIKTIAQRLSKGKQTVSAQKISAMKKLGVSNDVELIQRAAGLGLGGASGMSRDAC; encoded by the coding sequence ATGAGGAAATTCAATGTTCGCGTCGTTTTCGCGTACGACTGGCCGTTGACGCTGGCCGGCATCGAGCAGGTCGCGGGCAGCGGCTGTGCGGTCGAGCTCGTCGCGGTGTACCGGAGCGTGGCCGAACTGGTCGCGTCGCTCGGCGGTGTCGACTGCGATGTCGTGCTGGTCGACTATGCGATCCGGGCAGACGGGCAGATGGACGGCCTTGCGCTGTTCGACTGGCTGCGGCGCACGCGTCCGAACGTCGGGATCGTCGCGCTGGTCGCGAACGAGAACCCGCTGATCTTCGGGTCGATCCTCGCGATCGACGGCGTGAGCGTCGTCAGCAAGTTCGACGAGGTCGGCCATATCGTCACGGCCATTCATTCGAGCTACAGCGGCGGGCGCTATCTGTCGCCGCTCGTCAGGCGCGCGGTCGATGCATTCGGCGAGCGCGCCGAGGCGCCCGTGAAGCTGTCGGCGCGCGAGATCGAGGTCATTCGCCTGTACTTGTCAGGGGTGCCGATCAAGACGATCGCGCAGCGTCTGAGCAAGGGCAAGCAGACGGTCAGCGCACAGAAGATCAGTGCGATGAAGAAGCTTGGTGTGAGCAACGACGTCGAGCTGATCCAGCGGGCGGCGGGGTTGGGGCTTGGTGGGGCGTCAGGCATGTCGAGGGATGCTTGCTGA
- a CDS encoding sigma-54 dependent transcriptional regulator has protein sequence MNYCCQIRVSGPQDLERDAGTAPFVAVRRNHVVPSRPLVYLSQQHDAALVDCLALRGWDVWRAKTVADALNLVRVNRPHAGIVDFGGFASPDVMAFETLLRDPRVGWVALADHERLRNLTVARLIRHCCFDYVRNPNAYTTIGYLVGHAYGMLKLADGSPDADAAPPGGTMIGSCDAMRRLFATIRKVANTDATVFVAGESGTGKELTAAAIHQQSLRADAPFVAVNCAAIPPTLLQAELFGHERGAFTGAHQRKIGRIEAAHGGTLFLDEIGDMPFESQASLLRFLQEGTIERLGGHASIPVDVRIVSATHVDLEAAMQAGRFRADLYYRLCVLRIDEPPLRVRGRDIMLLADYVLRRYRGDCSHRIRGFTPCAIEAIHNYPWPGNVRELINRIRFAVVMTNGPMISAADLELNAYTSRRPPTLAEARRQAERHAIEETLMRHRHQHADVAAELGISRATLYRLMTAHGLHS, from the coding sequence GTGAACTATTGCTGCCAGATCAGGGTGTCGGGCCCGCAGGATCTCGAACGCGATGCGGGTACGGCGCCGTTCGTCGCCGTCCGGCGCAACCATGTCGTACCGTCGCGGCCGCTCGTCTACCTGTCGCAGCAGCACGATGCCGCGCTCGTCGACTGCCTCGCGCTACGCGGCTGGGACGTGTGGCGCGCGAAAACCGTTGCGGACGCACTGAATCTCGTCAGGGTGAACCGTCCGCATGCGGGCATCGTCGATTTCGGCGGCTTCGCGTCGCCCGACGTCATGGCGTTCGAGACGCTGCTGCGCGATCCGCGCGTCGGCTGGGTCGCACTCGCCGACCACGAGCGGCTGCGGAACCTCACCGTCGCGCGCCTGATTCGCCACTGCTGCTTCGACTACGTGCGCAATCCGAACGCCTATACGACGATCGGCTATCTGGTCGGGCATGCATACGGAATGCTGAAGCTCGCGGACGGCAGCCCGGACGCCGATGCGGCGCCTCCTGGCGGCACGATGATCGGCTCGTGCGACGCAATGCGCCGGTTGTTCGCGACGATCCGCAAGGTCGCGAACACGGACGCCACCGTCTTCGTCGCCGGCGAGTCCGGCACCGGCAAGGAGCTGACGGCGGCGGCGATCCACCAGCAGTCGTTGCGCGCCGACGCGCCCTTCGTCGCGGTGAACTGCGCGGCCATTCCGCCGACGCTGCTGCAGGCCGAACTGTTCGGCCACGAGCGCGGTGCGTTCACGGGCGCGCATCAGCGCAAGATCGGCCGGATCGAGGCCGCGCACGGCGGCACGCTGTTTCTCGACGAAATCGGCGACATGCCGTTCGAGAGCCAGGCGAGCCTGCTGCGCTTCCTGCAGGAAGGCACGATCGAGCGGCTCGGCGGGCACGCGTCGATTCCGGTGGATGTGCGGATCGTGTCGGCGACCCATGTCGATCTCGAGGCCGCGATGCAGGCGGGGCGGTTCCGCGCCGACCTGTACTACCGCCTGTGCGTGCTGCGCATCGACGAGCCGCCGCTGCGCGTGCGCGGCCGCGACATCATGCTGCTTGCCGACTACGTGCTGCGGCGCTATCGCGGCGACTGTTCGCACCGGATTCGCGGCTTCACGCCGTGCGCGATCGAAGCGATCCACAACTACCCATGGCCCGGCAACGTGCGCGAGCTGATCAACCGGATCCGGTTCGCGGTCGTGATGACGAACGGCCCGATGATCTCGGCCGCGGATCTCGAACTGAACGCGTACACGTCGCGGCGGCCGCCGACGCTCGCGGAAGCGCGCCGGCAGGCCGAGCGGCACGCGATCGAGGAAACGCTGATGCGCCACCGCCACCAGCATGCGGACGTGGCGGCCGAGCTGGGCATCTCGCGCGCGACGCTGTATCGGCTGATGACCGCGCACGGGCTGCACAGTTGA
- a CDS encoding UDP-glucuronic acid decarboxylase family protein, whose product MNDRVSLETRAGQRVLVTGGAGFLGSYVCERLVMEGASVTCIDSLLTGRKLNVADLKASGRFEFVKGDVSLGLPQLQVDEIWNLACAASPPTYQIDPVHTMMTNVLGMNHCLMLARKTGARVFQASTSEIYGDPDVHPQTETYRGNVNTIGPRACYDEGKRAAEALCYDYYRTHGVDVRVARIFNTYGPRMSPRDGRVVSNFIVGALNGAPLEIYGDGRQTRSFCFASDLIDGFFCLMNAERNVGTPVNIGNPGEFTMIELAEKVLAMTGSTSEIVFRPLPIDDPHQRKPDISVASAELGWRPAVDLDEGLRRTVDYFSRELWLEPVLRVTGATT is encoded by the coding sequence ATGAATGACAGGGTCTCGCTCGAGACGCGCGCCGGTCAGCGCGTCCTGGTGACGGGCGGTGCCGGCTTTCTCGGCAGCTACGTATGCGAGCGCCTGGTCATGGAAGGCGCGTCCGTCACGTGCATCGACAGCCTGCTGACGGGGCGCAAACTCAACGTCGCCGACCTGAAGGCGTCCGGCCGTTTCGAGTTCGTGAAGGGCGACGTCTCGCTCGGCCTGCCGCAACTGCAGGTGGACGAGATCTGGAATCTCGCGTGCGCGGCATCGCCGCCCACCTACCAGATCGATCCAGTCCATACGATGATGACCAACGTGCTCGGCATGAACCACTGCCTCATGCTCGCGCGCAAGACGGGCGCCCGCGTGTTCCAGGCGTCGACCAGCGAGATCTACGGCGACCCGGACGTGCATCCGCAGACGGAAACCTATCGCGGCAACGTGAACACGATCGGCCCGCGCGCGTGCTACGACGAAGGCAAGCGCGCGGCCGAGGCGCTGTGCTACGACTACTACCGCACGCACGGCGTCGACGTGCGTGTCGCGCGCATCTTCAACACCTACGGCCCGCGGATGTCGCCGCGCGACGGCCGCGTCGTGTCGAACTTCATCGTCGGCGCACTCAACGGCGCGCCGCTCGAGATCTACGGCGACGGCAGGCAGACGCGCTCGTTCTGCTTCGCGAGCGACCTGATCGACGGCTTCTTCTGCCTGATGAACGCCGAGCGCAACGTCGGCACGCCGGTCAACATCGGCAATCCCGGCGAATTCACGATGATCGAGCTCGCGGAGAAAGTGCTCGCGATGACGGGCTCGACATCGGAGATCGTGTTCCGGCCGCTGCCGATCGACGATCCGCACCAGCGCAAGCCCGACATCTCGGTCGCGTCGGCCGAGCTCGGGTGGCGGCCGGCCGTCGATCTCGACGAAGGCCTGCGCCGCACCGTCGACTATTTCAGCCGTGAACTGTGGCTCGAGCCGGTGCTGCGCGTGACCGGGGCCACGACATGA